The Oncorhynchus masou masou isolate Uvic2021 chromosome 31, UVic_Omas_1.1, whole genome shotgun sequence genome includes a region encoding these proteins:
- the casp7 gene encoding caspase-7, whose translation MAAGEPDVTQLEGEVEELEDVTDAKPDRKGRFLLFGFKKNKDGKTREQDYSSESHYRIISPTFQYKMSHQRVGKCIIINNKNFDEKTGMNVRNGTDRDAGELFKCFKSLGFDVCIYNDQTCEKMEHLLREASEEDHSDSSCFACILLSHGEEGMIYGTDGAMPIKSMTSLFRGDMCKSLVGKPKLFFIQACRGSEFDDGIQTDSGPPNDTLETDANPRHKIPVEADFLFAYSTVPGYYSWRNPGRGSWFVQALCNVLNEFGKQLEIMQILTRVNYMVATSFESWSEDPRFSEKKQIPCVVSMLTKELYFN comes from the exons ATGGCGGCAGGAGAACCTGATGTTACTCAGCTTGAGGGAGAAGTCGAGGAGCTTGAAGATGTAACAGATGCCAAACCTGACCGAAAGGGAAGATTCCTCCTCTTTGGATT TAAGAAGAATAAGGATGGCAAGACGCGGGAGCAGGACTACTCCTCTGAAAGCCATTACAGAATCATTTCACCAACATTCCAGTATAAGATGAGCCACCAGCGAGTGGGCAAGTGCATCATAATCAACAACAAGAACTTTGACGAAAAGACGG GGATGAATGTACGCAATGGCACGGATCGAGACGCAGGCGAACTGTTTAAGTGCTTTAAGAGCCTGGGCTTCGACGTCTGCATCTACAACGACCAGACATGTGAGAAGATGGAGCATCTTCTCCGAGAGG ccTCAGAGGAGGACCACAGCGACAGCTCCTGCTTTGCTTGCATCCTGCTGAGTCACGGTGAGGAGGGTATGATCTATGGCACTGACGGAGCCATGCCCATCAAGAGCATGACCTCACTCTTCAGGGGTGACATGTGCAAGAGTCTAGTGGGCAAGCCCAAACTCTTCTTCATCCAG GCTTGTCGAGGTTCTGAGTTCGATGATGGCATACAGACTGATTCTGGGCCCCCCAATGATACCCTGGAAACGGATGCAAATCCCAGGCACAAGATTCCTGTCGAGGCAGATTTCCTTTTTGCCTACTCCACCGTGCCAG GGTACTATTCGTGGAGGAACCCTGGGCGCGGCTCCTGGTTTGTCCAGGCACTCTGCAACGTCCTCAATGAATTTGGTAAGCAGCTGGAGATCATGCAGATCCTCACACGTGTCAACTACATGGTAGCCACCAGCTTCGAGTCCTGGTCCGAGGACCCACGTTTCAGCGAGAAGAAGCAGATCCCCTGCGTGGTCTCCATGCTGACCAAGGAGCTGTATTTTAACTGA